A region of Natribaculum luteum DNA encodes the following proteins:
- the spt4 gene encoding transcription elongation factor subunit Spt4, which translates to MASNRLVCRECHRVNDADAETCEACGSSSLTEDWAGYVVISHPEESEIAREMQVDEPGAYALKVR; encoded by the coding sequence ATGGCCTCGAACCGTCTCGTCTGTCGAGAGTGCCACCGGGTAAACGACGCCGACGCCGAAACCTGTGAGGCCTGTGGCTCCTCGTCGCTGACCGAGGACTGGGCCGGCTACGTCGTCATCTCCCACCCCGAGGAGAGCGAGATCGCCCGCGAGATGCAGGTCGACGAACCGGGCGCGTACGCGCTCAAAGTCCGCTGA
- a CDS encoding GTP-dependent dephospho-CoA kinase family protein produces the protein MSRDADSGAPADGDPEPLLSLPDDLRSELKAPMGPIETDAEALLERAGSPIVAVGDVVTYHLLCAGRAPDVALVDGRTKRSEVDAEIREAVTTGASVEVTNPPAALTEDLVRALVDALEQPEPTTILVDGEEDLATLPAIVAAPDGASVVYGQPDEGMVLVRVDESTRDEIRALLERFDGDHDRLWSLLF, from the coding sequence GTGAGTCGCGACGCAGATTCCGGCGCGCCGGCCGACGGCGATCCCGAGCCACTGCTTTCTCTCCCCGACGACCTCCGCTCCGAACTCAAAGCGCCGATGGGTCCGATCGAGACCGACGCCGAGGCGTTACTCGAACGTGCCGGCTCCCCGATCGTCGCCGTCGGCGACGTCGTCACCTACCACCTGTTGTGCGCCGGCCGCGCCCCCGACGTCGCCCTCGTCGACGGCCGAACCAAACGCAGCGAGGTCGACGCCGAGATCCGCGAGGCGGTGACCACCGGCGCGAGCGTCGAGGTGACGAACCCGCCTGCCGCACTCACCGAAGACCTCGTCCGCGCGCTCGTCGACGCGCTCGAGCAGCCGGAGCCGACGACGATCCTCGTCGATGGCGAAGAAGACCTCGCCACGCTGCCTGCGATCGTCGCCGCACCAGACGGCGCGAGCGTCGTCTACGGCCAGCCCGACGAGGGGATGGTCCTCGTTCGCGTCGACGAGTCGACTCGAGACGAGATCCGGGCGCTCCTCGAGCGCTTCGACGGCGACCACGACCGGCTGTGGTCGCTGCTCTTCTGA
- a CDS encoding DUF2391 family protein has product MRIRRPRRPRHFQPADSAQQIVGGFLLAGPFVVTEEVWLLAASMNLYQAFATVLVVVGIGYGTLYKADTERDPDDEQDLVGVPIRFLSLMVVAFGSVTILALLFDAPDTFLDSVETRRELALVTFKAVSVGSMFSVVGAATADSLF; this is encoded by the coding sequence ATGCGCATTCGACGCCCGCGACGACCCCGTCACTTCCAGCCGGCCGACTCCGCCCAGCAGATCGTCGGCGGCTTCCTGCTTGCCGGTCCGTTCGTCGTCACCGAGGAGGTCTGGCTGCTCGCCGCGAGTATGAACCTCTACCAGGCGTTCGCGACCGTCCTCGTCGTCGTCGGTATCGGGTACGGCACGCTCTACAAGGCCGACACGGAGCGCGATCCGGACGACGAACAGGACCTCGTCGGCGTCCCGATTCGCTTTCTCTCACTGATGGTCGTCGCCTTCGGATCGGTGACGATCCTCGCACTGTTGTTCGACGCTCCCGACACGTTCCTCGACTCGGTCGAGACGCGACGCGAACTCGCCCTCGTCACGTTCAAGGCCGTCAGCGTCGGGTCGATGTTCAGCGTCGTCGGCGCTGCGACGGCCGACAGTCTCTTCTAG
- a CDS encoding geranylgeranyl reductase family protein: MYDFVVGGVGPAGARFARRAAEAGYDVLALEQGRIGEPLACSGHVSSDVWDYTGEGAREELLQNEVYGARFHVGGPNSGSYPFYKREVVSNVIDRVGLDRHLADLARQAGADVREEHTVTDVCEDDDRVEVTAKGPTGTDTYEAKMVAGCDGPRSRVRDALSLADPDELLHGVLAFSEESDAGDFVDVHLTAPRFFAWRIPRGEAGVEYGLAAPPGAHVNKHFEDLIDGYEVDVSHRCSGAIPVGPPERVTSRRGFLIGDAAAQTKPFTGGGILYGMTSADHAAREIDPDRPTTLAAYERAWRDDLEREIELGHWLRRAYSLPEPVQRIGLGALSGEIGVHMDRPTSLFSMTHLKAMLSRSK; this comes from the coding sequence ATGTACGATTTCGTCGTCGGCGGCGTCGGTCCGGCCGGTGCGCGGTTCGCCCGGCGGGCCGCCGAGGCGGGCTACGACGTCCTCGCGCTGGAACAGGGTCGGATCGGCGAACCGCTCGCGTGTTCGGGCCACGTCAGTTCGGACGTCTGGGACTACACCGGCGAGGGCGCACGCGAGGAGTTACTCCAGAACGAGGTCTACGGCGCGCGGTTCCACGTCGGCGGCCCCAACAGCGGCTCGTACCCGTTCTACAAGCGCGAGGTCGTCTCGAACGTGATCGACCGCGTCGGCCTGGATCGCCATCTCGCCGACCTCGCACGCCAGGCTGGCGCGGACGTCCGCGAGGAACACACCGTCACCGACGTCTGTGAGGACGACGACCGCGTCGAGGTGACGGCGAAGGGGCCGACGGGTACCGACACGTACGAGGCGAAGATGGTCGCCGGCTGCGACGGGCCACGCTCGAGGGTTCGGGACGCGCTCTCGCTCGCCGACCCCGACGAACTGCTCCACGGCGTGCTGGCCTTTTCCGAGGAGTCGGATGCCGGCGACTTCGTCGACGTTCACCTCACCGCGCCGCGGTTTTTCGCGTGGCGGATCCCCAGAGGCGAGGCGGGCGTCGAGTACGGCCTGGCCGCGCCGCCGGGTGCCCACGTCAACAAACACTTCGAGGACCTGATCGACGGCTACGAGGTCGACGTCTCCCACCGCTGCTCGGGGGCGATCCCGGTCGGCCCGCCAGAGCGGGTGACGAGTCGACGCGGCTTCCTGATCGGGGACGCCGCCGCACAGACGAAGCCGTTCACCGGCGGCGGCATCCTCTACGGCATGACGAGCGCCGATCACGCGGCCCGCGAGATCGATCCCGACCGGCCGACCACGCTCGCCGCCTACGAACGCGCCTGGCGTGACGATCTAGAGCGCGAGATCGAACTCGGCCACTGGCTCCGGCGGGCCTACTCGCTTCCGGAACCCGTCCAGCGGATCGGCCTCGGCGCGCTCTCCGGCGAGATCGGCGTTCACATGGACCGGCCGACCTCACTGTTCTCGATGACTCACCTGAAGGCGATGCTCTCGCGCTCGAAGTGA
- a CDS encoding aminomethyltransferase family protein — protein sequence MSVIEAIHADHGATFGERDGRRVVEHYGRPERAHRAVRNGVGLFEPAYGVVVVEGDDRLEYVDNVVSNRVPAEDGEGCYALVLDPQGRIETDLYVYNAGERLLLVTPPNLAADLADEWSEKVFIQDVEVRDATDEFAIFGVHGPTATEKIASVLNGAASPDRRYSFVRGSMGEAGVTVVRTDALAGEESYDVVCAADDAEAVYDTLETQGMNAAPFGYRTWDTLTLEAGSPLFATELEGTVPNVLGLRNALDFEKGCYVGQEVVSRVENRGQPSRRLIGLELEGDAVPTAGAAVFAGDAAVGEVTRAETSPIREASIALALVEWGLEVDEVTVRLEGTEVPASRTELPFVAGSEQSDRLPTY from the coding sequence ATGAGCGTCATCGAAGCCATCCACGCCGACCACGGTGCGACGTTCGGCGAGCGCGATGGGCGACGAGTCGTCGAACACTACGGGCGACCGGAGCGGGCCCACCGCGCGGTCAGAAACGGCGTCGGACTGTTCGAACCCGCCTACGGCGTGGTCGTCGTCGAGGGTGACGACCGCCTCGAGTACGTCGACAACGTCGTCTCGAACCGCGTCCCCGCCGAAGACGGCGAGGGCTGTTACGCACTCGTACTCGATCCACAGGGACGGATCGAGACCGACCTCTACGTCTACAACGCGGGCGAACGACTGTTGCTCGTTACGCCGCCGAATCTGGCCGCAGACCTGGCCGACGAGTGGTCCGAGAAGGTGTTCATCCAGGACGTCGAGGTCCGCGACGCCACCGACGAGTTCGCGATCTTCGGCGTTCACGGGCCGACCGCGACGGAGAAGATCGCGAGCGTCCTGAACGGGGCCGCCTCGCCCGATCGACGTTACTCGTTCGTCCGCGGATCGATGGGCGAGGCGGGCGTGACCGTCGTCCGAACGGACGCCTTAGCCGGCGAGGAGAGCTACGACGTCGTCTGTGCGGCCGACGACGCCGAGGCAGTCTACGACACGCTCGAGACCCAGGGGATGAACGCCGCACCGTTTGGCTACCGGACCTGGGACACGCTCACGCTCGAGGCCGGGTCGCCGCTTTTCGCGACCGAACTCGAGGGGACAGTGCCGAACGTCCTCGGGCTCCGGAACGCACTCGACTTCGAGAAGGGCTGTTACGTCGGCCAGGAAGTCGTCTCCCGCGTGGAGAATCGCGGCCAGCCCAGTCGACGACTGATCGGGCTCGAACTCGAGGGCGACGCCGTGCCGACCGCCGGCGCGGCGGTCTTCGCCGGCGACGCGGCCGTCGGCGAGGTGACTCGCGCCGAGACGAGTCCGATTCGCGAAGCGTCGATCGCGCTCGCGCTCGTCGAGTGGGGCCTCGAGGTGGACGAGGTGACGGTGCGCCTCGAGGGCACAGAAGTCCCCGCAAGCCGGACGGAACTCCCGTTCGTGGCAGGCTCGGAGCAGTCCGATCGGCTACCGACGTACTGA
- a CDS encoding DUF6432 family protein — protein sequence MKAKREYRDRESTEVAVLDALVNRVDDGMTVFELRAAVSVEIDDLETALATLKEDDLIVVESREGRTVIKPDEKVVPDEPADDEGSFADWIRERMPF from the coding sequence ATGAAAGCAAAGCGGGAGTATCGGGACCGGGAGTCGACGGAGGTGGCGGTCCTCGACGCGCTCGTCAACCGCGTCGACGACGGGATGACCGTCTTCGAACTCCGGGCGGCGGTCTCCGTGGAGATCGACGACCTCGAAACCGCTCTCGCGACGCTGAAAGAAGACGACCTCATCGTCGTCGAGTCCCGGGAGGGACGGACGGTAATCAAACCCGACGAGAAGGTCGTTCCCGACGAACCGGCCGACGACGAGGGATCGTTCGCCGACTGGATTCGGGAACGAATGCCCTTCTAA
- a CDS encoding DUF7093 family protein, whose translation MVLRCSLLGHEYGDADVEREREERGSEVVVIVREYEECTRCGERRVISENTEVTSLAAETTDDSSRDEDETGVDESVDDAEPDDELDVPTDEHGEPITDDAEILDDEAIEPDRERERGEWPDSDDVGPPVGAENEPAAWPETDDDADAVDDSTTVLDSDDVDSPVGAENEPTSWPETDDDAVFVDADVESDPSAADTAVADHGPAGTETGAGTGTGIASAQEAPTPGEGTPPEGVATEFFCPQCSFVAPGDRGSLRAGDICPECRKGYLGERER comes from the coding sequence ATGGTCCTGCGATGTTCGCTGCTCGGGCACGAGTACGGCGACGCCGACGTCGAGCGCGAGCGCGAAGAGCGTGGCAGCGAGGTCGTCGTGATCGTCCGGGAGTACGAGGAGTGTACCCGCTGTGGCGAACGACGCGTCATCAGCGAGAACACCGAAGTGACGAGTCTCGCCGCCGAGACGACAGACGACTCGAGCCGCGACGAAGACGAGACCGGCGTCGACGAGAGCGTCGACGACGCCGAACCGGACGACGAGCTCGACGTGCCGACCGACGAACACGGCGAGCCGATCACCGACGACGCCGAAATCCTCGACGACGAGGCAATCGAACCCGACCGCGAACGCGAACGCGGCGAGTGGCCCGACTCCGACGACGTCGGTCCGCCCGTCGGCGCGGAGAACGAACCGGCGGCCTGGCCCGAGACGGACGACGACGCAGACGCCGTCGACGATTCCACGACCGTCCTCGACTCCGACGACGTCGACTCGCCCGTCGGCGCGGAGAACGAACCGACGTCCTGGCCCGAGACAGACGACGACGCCGTCTTCGTCGACGCCGACGTCGAGAGCGACCCATCGGCCGCCGACACGGCGGTTGCCGACCACGGACCTGCCGGCACCGAAACCGGTGCCGGAACTGGAACTGGAATCGCCAGCGCCCAGGAAGCGCCCACGCCCGGCGAAGGAACCCCTCCCGAGGGCGTCGCGACCGAGTTCTTCTGTCCGCAGTGTTCGTTCGTCGCCCCCGGCGATCGCGGTTCGCTGCGCGCGGGCGACATCTGCCCCGAGTGTCGGAAGGGCTACCTCGGCGAACGCGAACGGTAG
- a CDS encoding DUF5611 family protein, whose translation MKEYKMRRGEYLEERIPDMEATVEDYFGPITDTEEFKGSELFVVAEPDNPVFERIVVGTVEYSGKKDKLAVEFHERDPTELGPDELEAAADAVDAKNDFLLEATGRDAKARRDSMKRSVEDDPDHDF comes from the coding sequence ATGAAGGAGTACAAGATGCGTCGCGGTGAGTATCTCGAGGAGCGGATTCCCGACATGGAAGCCACAGTCGAGGATTACTTCGGTCCCATCACCGACACCGAGGAGTTCAAGGGCAGCGAACTCTTCGTCGTCGCAGAGCCGGACAACCCCGTCTTCGAACGCATCGTCGTCGGTACCGTCGAGTACTCCGGAAAGAAAGACAAACTCGCCGTCGAGTTCCACGAACGTGACCCGACCGAACTCGGCCCCGACGAACTCGAGGCCGCAGCCGACGCCGTCGACGCCAAAAACGACTTCCTGCTCGAGGCGACGGGCCGGGACGCGAAGGCTCGCCGCGACTCGATGAAACGCTCCGTCGAGGACGACCCGGATCACGACTTCTAA
- a CDS encoding heme-binding protein, translated as MERRRREPPQTEEGWYILHEFLTVDWDAWRAAPGRSRRQAIEEGVDFLAACERVEDADEGSSATFSMVGHEADLMLVHIRPSMADLDVLERRFEQTALADFTERSDSYVSVTEVSGYVSSEYFEEDGEVEDTGIARYIQMRLHPEIPDAEYVNFYPMDKRRDPEYNWYDLPFDERAEHMEAHGEIGKKYAGKVTQVISSSVGFDDYEWGVTLFANDPTDIKSLLYEMRFDPSTSRYAEFGPFFVGRRFAPENLEAYLAGEPVSQEVAESHDGEGVHPHGDADAGGHPHGSEGEEVRSELEEVGVYAGQPHGEDVHAVVLYSEADADELFEEVDGLRTNFDHYDTHVKTAVYESDADESAVVSLWETESAADTAAGFLADLPGIVRQAGDDEEDSWGTMGMFYTVKPDYREEFVETFEEVGGLLADMDGHRKSNLLANREDENDMFIASRWDSREDAMAFFRSDAFSETVEYGRDVLEDRPRHVFLA; from the coding sequence ATGGAGCGACGTAGACGCGAACCGCCGCAGACCGAAGAAGGATGGTACATCCTACACGAGTTCCTGACGGTCGACTGGGACGCCTGGCGGGCGGCCCCCGGCCGCAGTCGGCGACAGGCCATCGAGGAAGGCGTCGACTTTCTCGCCGCCTGCGAACGCGTCGAGGACGCCGACGAAGGGAGTTCGGCGACGTTCTCGATGGTGGGCCACGAGGCCGACCTCATGCTCGTGCACATCCGGCCGTCGATGGCGGACCTCGACGTGCTCGAGCGCCGCTTCGAGCAGACCGCGCTGGCCGACTTCACCGAGCGGTCCGACTCGTACGTCTCCGTGACCGAAGTCTCGGGGTACGTCTCGAGCGAGTACTTCGAGGAAGACGGCGAGGTCGAGGATACGGGCATCGCCCGCTACATCCAGATGCGCCTCCACCCGGAGATTCCCGACGCCGAGTACGTCAACTTCTACCCGATGGACAAGCGTCGCGATCCGGAGTACAACTGGTACGACCTGCCGTTCGACGAGCGCGCAGAGCACATGGAGGCACACGGCGAGATCGGCAAGAAGTACGCCGGCAAGGTCACGCAGGTCATCTCGAGCAGTGTCGGCTTCGACGACTACGAGTGGGGCGTGACGCTGTTTGCCAACGATCCGACGGACATCAAGAGCCTGCTCTACGAGATGCGATTCGACCCCTCGACGTCGCGCTACGCCGAGTTCGGCCCGTTCTTCGTCGGCCGCCGGTTCGCCCCCGAGAACCTCGAGGCCTACCTCGCCGGCGAACCCGTCTCGCAGGAGGTCGCCGAGAGCCACGACGGCGAGGGCGTCCATCCCCACGGCGACGCCGACGCGGGTGGGCACCCACACGGCAGCGAGGGTGAGGAAGTCCGGAGCGAACTCGAGGAGGTGGGCGTCTACGCCGGGCAGCCACACGGCGAGGACGTCCACGCGGTCGTCCTCTACTCCGAGGCAGACGCCGACGAGCTGTTCGAAGAGGTCGACGGCCTGCGTACGAACTTCGACCACTACGACACGCACGTCAAGACCGCAGTCTACGAGTCGGACGCCGACGAGAGCGCCGTCGTCAGCCTCTGGGAGACCGAGAGTGCCGCGGACACGGCCGCGGGATTTCTCGCCGACCTCCCCGGCATCGTGCGCCAGGCGGGCGACGACGAGGAAGACTCGTGGGGAACGATGGGCATGTTCTACACGGTCAAGCCCGACTACCGCGAGGAGTTCGTCGAGACGTTCGAGGAGGTTGGCGGCCTGCTCGCGGATATGGACGGCCACCGCAAGTCCAACCTGCTGGCCAACCGCGAGGACGAAAACGACATGTTCATCGCCAGCCGCTGGGACTCCCGCGAGGACGCGATGGCGTTCTTCCGCAGCGACGCCTTCTCCGAGACCGTCGAGTACGGACGAGACGTTCTCGAAGACCGACCGCGACACGTCTTCCTCGCCTAG
- a CDS encoding PadR family transcriptional regulator, giving the protein MRKSGPPKGLIAYLVLELLEEKPRYGYEILKEIREISGGHWEPSYGSVYPILYKFEEKGWAERIEREDEPDRKYFELTDAGHEELEHRRETSGENAKDFADVILGFFHVYAAFSTDERFDIPPLEGAWRFDEEFSAWIVEQVVRHHEHYFDTDFERVPDTPEEFYERHGIDDEE; this is encoded by the coding sequence ATGCGGAAAAGTGGGCCGCCAAAGGGGTTGATCGCCTATCTCGTCCTCGAGTTGCTCGAGGAGAAGCCACGCTACGGCTACGAGATACTCAAAGAAATCCGTGAGATAAGCGGCGGTCACTGGGAGCCGTCGTACGGCTCTGTCTACCCGATTCTCTACAAGTTCGAGGAGAAAGGCTGGGCCGAGCGAATCGAACGCGAGGACGAACCCGACCGGAAGTACTTCGAACTCACCGACGCGGGCCACGAGGAACTCGAGCACCGCCGCGAGACGAGCGGCGAGAACGCGAAGGACTTCGCCGACGTCATCCTCGGGTTCTTTCACGTCTACGCTGCGTTTTCGACCGACGAACGGTTCGATATTCCCCCACTCGAGGGAGCGTGGCGCTTCGACGAGGAGTTCAGCGCCTGGATCGTCGAACAGGTCGTCCGCCACCACGAACACTACTTCGACACCGACTTCGAGCGCGTTCCCGACACGCCAGAGGAGTTCTACGAGCGCCACGGAATCGACGACGAAGAGTGA
- a CDS encoding site-2 protease family protein translates to MDYGSSPFAFFAFVDAVTSGPLAWVLVGIGIYWLAILVLKQRDLLPSYVGTQGPILTIHTKRGRAFLDWLARPKRFWRAWANVGVGIALVVMVGMFVFLLTAAISSLQTTEPTSVQQPRNILVIPGVNDFLPLSATPGIVFGLLVGLVVHEGGHGLLCRVEDINIKSMGVAMLAILPVGAFVEPDEKEQYEASRGGQTRMFAAGVTNNFAVTIVAFALLFGPVVGSIGVAPGAAVGGVAPGSPAEDAGITPNDRITAIDGTQVEDNDDLETALEATEGDEVTVELDGEKTVPVERSVLVTAAVDDGPTGIQTGDRIVAVDDEPVATESGFFDAVGDSERVTLTIERSDGERVEREVPIGAATQVAADGPLERAGAPAEETLVITTFDGQRVTTYDDLSRLLSETSPNDEVVVAGYLDGERVEYTVTLDEHPQSGSGFLGIVGAQGVSGFSVNDVGIQLYPAQEYLVVLGGEGESNGTTVTNSFLGKIVLVLMLPIAGILPGFLPFNFAGFTGGIENFYEVQGLLSPLGDGTVFAIANMLFWTGWINIQLGFFNCIPAFPLDGGHILRTSTEAVLSRLPINATRGMVRTVTTTVGLTMLVSFLLMVFGPTLFAG, encoded by the coding sequence ATGGACTACGGTTCCTCCCCGTTTGCCTTCTTTGCGTTCGTCGACGCGGTCACGTCGGGTCCGCTCGCGTGGGTTCTCGTCGGGATCGGTATCTACTGGCTCGCGATCCTCGTTCTGAAACAGCGAGACCTCCTCCCGAGCTACGTCGGGACGCAGGGCCCGATCCTGACGATCCACACGAAACGCGGTCGCGCGTTCCTCGACTGGCTCGCCCGCCCGAAGCGGTTCTGGCGTGCGTGGGCGAACGTCGGCGTCGGCATCGCACTGGTCGTGATGGTCGGCATGTTCGTCTTCCTGCTGACTGCGGCGATCTCGTCGCTTCAGACGACCGAGCCGACGAGCGTCCAGCAGCCGCGAAACATCCTCGTGATTCCCGGCGTCAACGACTTCCTGCCGCTGTCGGCCACGCCCGGGATCGTCTTCGGCCTGCTCGTCGGCCTCGTCGTCCACGAAGGCGGCCACGGCCTGCTCTGTCGCGTCGAGGACATCAACATCAAGTCGATGGGCGTCGCGATGCTCGCGATCCTCCCCGTCGGCGCGTTCGTCGAACCCGACGAGAAAGAACAGTACGAGGCGAGTCGCGGCGGCCAGACGCGAATGTTCGCCGCGGGCGTCACCAACAACTTCGCAGTCACGATCGTCGCGTTCGCGTTGCTCTTTGGCCCCGTCGTCGGCTCCATCGGCGTCGCGCCGGGCGCGGCCGTCGGCGGCGTTGCTCCGGGTTCACCCGCGGAAGACGCCGGAATCACTCCGAACGACCGCATCACCGCGATCGACGGCACGCAGGTCGAAGACAACGACGACCTCGAGACTGCCCTCGAGGCGACAGAGGGCGACGAGGTGACGGTCGAACTCGACGGCGAGAAGACGGTCCCCGTCGAGCGGTCGGTGCTCGTGACCGCGGCGGTCGACGACGGGCCGACCGGCATCCAGACGGGTGATCGAATCGTCGCCGTCGACGACGAACCCGTCGCGACCGAGTCGGGCTTCTTCGACGCCGTCGGCGACAGCGAGCGCGTCACGCTGACGATCGAACGCTCCGACGGCGAGCGCGTCGAGCGCGAGGTCCCGATCGGTGCCGCCACGCAGGTCGCCGCGGACGGCCCGCTCGAGCGCGCCGGCGCGCCAGCCGAGGAGACGCTGGTGATCACGACGTTCGACGGCCAGCGGGTGACCACGTACGACGACCTGAGCCGGCTGCTCTCGGAGACGAGCCCGAACGACGAGGTGGTCGTCGCGGGATACCTCGACGGGGAACGCGTCGAGTACACCGTCACGCTCGACGAGCATCCCCAGTCGGGCAGTGGCTTCCTCGGGATCGTGGGAGCCCAGGGGGTCTCCGGCTTCTCGGTGAACGACGTGGGGATCCAGCTCTATCCCGCCCAGGAGTACCTGGTCGTCCTCGGTGGCGAAGGAGAGAGCAACGGCACTACGGTCACGAACTCCTTCCTCGGTAAGATCGTGCTCGTGTTGATGTTGCCGATCGCCGGCATCCTTCCTGGCTTCCTCCCGTTTAACTTTGCCGGGTTCACTGGCGGTATCGAGAACTTCTACGAAGTGCAGGGACTCCTCTCGCCGCTCGGAGACGGGACGGTCTTTGCGATCGCGAACATGCTCTTCTGGACCGGCTGGATCAACATCCAGCTCGGCTTCTTCAACTGCATCCCCGCGTTCCCGCTGGACGGCGGCCACATCCTGCGGACCAGCACCGAGGCGGTCCTCTCGCGGCTCCCGATCAACGCGACCCGCGGGATGGTCCGGACCGTGACCACGACCGTCGGACTGACGATGCTCGTCAGCTTCCTTTTGATGGTGTTCGGCCCGACCCTGTTTGCCGGCTAA
- the lysS gene encoding lysine--tRNA ligase — MSNDANGDDRSDTGSPYTLQREGSDAHHAFWADDVADRVEKRATDDEPIVIKGGISPSGVPHLGNVNEIMRGYFVAEVLRDRGYEVRQVFTADDRDPLRKLPRTLCDLEGNLVDLGDVDAGALGRNLGAPYTDIPDPFGCCDSYGDHFSTIIQQSADALEVPIDLVSNTDLYESGDFEDLTRFILEHRERAREVLAAYQDKVDEDYVPFNPICAECGKVTETVTDVDLEAGTVDYRCTDMEAGDRTIEGCGHEGTATLREGKLPWRFEWPAQWQVLGVDFEPFGKDHAEGSWPSGEDVARNVLEIEPPVPMVYEWFTLDGEPFSSSAGNVILVSDVLDLVEPEVLRYFFAKDPAKARDFSVERLDQLVDEFDRFEAIYFGEVEASDDEEAFAERVYPFVVEEPREERIRLSYTFAAVLGMTDDPDLREEIARREGHIPDDAPEWAVEAALARVERARNWARRTENEFDYELKRSEIPDHDFDATTEDALEELAAFIEEGHDPDEIQGEIYETAKRHDVPVGEFFAAGYRLFFDEEQGPKLGPFLAKVDREFVVDRLRRER, encoded by the coding sequence ATGAGTAACGACGCGAACGGCGACGATCGGTCCGACACCGGGAGTCCGTACACGCTCCAGCGCGAGGGCAGCGACGCCCACCACGCCTTCTGGGCCGACGACGTCGCCGACCGGGTCGAGAAGCGGGCGACAGACGACGAACCGATCGTCATCAAAGGCGGCATCTCGCCGTCCGGCGTTCCACACCTCGGCAACGTCAACGAGATCATGCGCGGCTACTTCGTCGCCGAAGTGCTGCGCGACCGGGGATACGAGGTCCGGCAGGTGTTCACCGCCGACGACCGCGATCCGCTCCGAAAGCTCCCGCGGACGCTCTGTGACCTCGAGGGGAACCTCGTCGACCTCGGCGACGTGGACGCGGGCGCGCTCGGCCGGAACCTTGGTGCACCCTACACCGACATTCCGGACCCGTTCGGCTGCTGTGACTCTTACGGCGACCACTTCTCGACGATCATCCAGCAAAGCGCCGACGCACTCGAGGTCCCGATCGACCTCGTCTCGAACACCGACCTCTACGAGTCTGGCGACTTCGAGGATCTCACCCGCTTTATCCTCGAGCATCGCGAGCGCGCACGCGAGGTTCTCGCCGCCTACCAGGACAAGGTCGACGAGGACTACGTCCCGTTCAACCCGATCTGTGCGGAGTGTGGAAAGGTCACCGAGACGGTGACGGACGTCGACCTCGAGGCGGGGACCGTCGACTACCGCTGTACGGACATGGAGGCCGGCGACCGGACGATCGAGGGCTGTGGCCACGAGGGCACCGCCACGTTGCGCGAGGGCAAGCTGCCCTGGCGGTTCGAGTGGCCCGCCCAGTGGCAGGTGCTGGGCGTGGACTTCGAGCCGTTCGGCAAAGATCACGCCGAGGGCTCCTGGCCAAGCGGCGAGGACGTCGCACGAAACGTCCTCGAGATCGAACCGCCGGTGCCGATGGTCTACGAGTGGTTCACCCTCGACGGCGAGCCGTTTTCCTCCTCTGCGGGCAACGTGATCCTCGTCTCGGACGTCCTCGACCTCGTCGAACCCGAGGTCCTTCGGTACTTCTTCGCGAAAGACCCCGCGAAGGCCAGGGACTTCAGCGTCGAACGCCTCGACCAGCTCGTCGACGAGTTCGACCGCTTCGAGGCGATCTACTTCGGCGAAGTCGAGGCGAGCGACGACGAGGAGGCGTTCGCAGAGCGCGTCTACCCGTTCGTGGTCGAAGAGCCCAGAGAAGAACGGATCCGCCTGTCGTACACCTTCGCCGCGGTACTGGGAATGACCGACGACCCCGACCTGCGCGAGGAGATCGCCCGACGCGAGGGCCACATTCCCGACGACGCGCCGGAGTGGGCCGTCGAGGCAGCCCTGGCGCGAGTCGAACGCGCACGCAACTGGGCGCGACGCACCGAAAACGAGTTCGACTACGAACTCAAGCGCAGCGAGATACCCGACCACGACTTCGACGCGACGACGGAGGACGCACTCGAGGAACTCGCCGCGTTCATCGAGGAAGGACACGACCCCGACGAGATCCAGGGCGAGATCTACGAGACGGCGAAACGTCACGACGTCCCCGTCGGCGAGTTCTTCGCGGCGGGATACCGGCTCTTTTTCGACGAAGAGCAGGGACCGAAACTCGGACCGTTTCTCGCGAAAGTCGACCGGGAGTTCGTCGTCGACAGGTTGCGCAGAGAGCGCTAG